One Dietzia sp. JS16-p6b genomic window carries:
- a CDS encoding DUF1990 family protein has product MVERDPSTDVVRLRIEAESAHATLLAKWVAPVARYEQNRLTRRYLAALVEHPGAPSPGSDHRPA; this is encoded by the coding sequence CTGGTCGAGCGCGACCCGTCCACCGACGTCGTACGCCTGCGGATCGAGGCCGAATCCGCCCACGCCACCCTGCTCGCGAAGTGGGTCGCGCCGGTCGCCCGCTACGAGCAGAACCGGCTCACCCGCCGCTACCTCGCCGCGCTCGTGGAGCACCCCGGCGCACCGAGCCCCGGGAGCGATCACCGACCCGCGTGA
- the pth gene encoding aminoacyl-tRNA hydrolase, with translation MSTADTPGPRLVVGLANPGPDYEGTRHNIGWDVLLELASRALPMPASFSTHKRTNCEVAQTRVADQAVILARPRSYMNLSGGPVAAVAKYFSVAPTDVIVVHDEIDIDFGQVRLKRGGGEGGHNGLRSVTAALGTRDYIRVRAGVGRPPGRMAVADYVLKRFSKLEQPDVPFLVQDAADAVELLLTHGLETAQNQVHSA, from the coding sequence GTGAGTACCGCTGACACCCCCGGGCCCCGACTCGTGGTGGGCCTGGCCAACCCCGGTCCCGACTACGAGGGGACCCGCCACAACATCGGCTGGGACGTGCTGCTCGAGCTGGCCTCCCGCGCCCTGCCCATGCCGGCGAGTTTCTCCACACACAAGCGGACCAACTGCGAGGTGGCCCAGACGCGGGTCGCCGACCAGGCCGTGATCCTGGCCCGGCCGCGCAGCTACATGAACCTGTCCGGGGGGCCCGTCGCCGCGGTGGCCAAGTACTTCTCCGTCGCGCCCACCGACGTGATCGTGGTGCACGACGAGATCGACATCGACTTCGGACAGGTCCGTCTCAAGCGCGGCGGGGGCGAGGGCGGGCACAACGGGCTCCGCTCGGTCACCGCGGCCCTGGGCACCAGGGACTACATCAGGGTCCGCGCGGGGGTCGGCCGGCCACCGGGGCGAATGGCCGTGGCGGACTACGTGCTCAAGCGCTTCTCCAAGCTCGAGCAGCCCGACGTGCCGTTCCTGGTACAGGACGCCGCCGACGCGGTCGAGCTCCTGCTCACCCACGGACTGGAGACCGCCCAGAACCAGGTCCACTCCGCGTGA
- a CDS encoding AI-2E family transporter, with protein sequence MTTTGDGVREPGVRETEVPAPHEEPRGWGIAGVTVVSLAAAFAVVWGISQHAAMVMPAFLALNLVIAAQPLQRRLERAGLPRWGGMIIVLLVLYLLLAALVGMLVWALWIAAEEIPQYQDRFVELYGQTIEFLGRFGVSQDQVSSSLAGVDPGTIIGTVQNVAGQVSSAGGQLTVLVIALTFLVFDVPGVTRRRAVIVRQRPRLADALSSFTDGVKSYWIVSTIFGLLVAIIDTVALMIIGVPLAVVWGVLAFVTNYIPNIGFVLGLVPPALFALLTGGPVDAIWVVVIYCVVNLVIQSFIQPKFTGDAVGLTPTVTFLSLVFWTSVAGALGAILAVPLTLVVKAFLVDADPRMRWLSTFLTTPDADARRDRRRVSRRDRPRRGPLRQELG encoded by the coding sequence ATGACGACCACCGGCGATGGCGTTCGCGAACCCGGCGTGCGCGAAACCGAGGTGCCCGCCCCGCACGAGGAGCCCAGGGGGTGGGGAATCGCCGGCGTCACGGTGGTGTCGCTGGCCGCGGCGTTCGCGGTGGTCTGGGGGATCTCCCAGCACGCGGCCATGGTCATGCCGGCCTTCCTCGCCCTCAACCTGGTGATCGCCGCCCAGCCGCTGCAGCGGCGCCTGGAGCGGGCCGGCCTGCCGCGGTGGGGTGGGATGATCATCGTCCTGCTCGTGCTCTACCTGCTGCTGGCCGCGCTGGTGGGGATGCTCGTGTGGGCGCTGTGGATCGCCGCCGAGGAGATCCCGCAGTATCAGGACAGGTTCGTCGAGCTCTACGGTCAGACCATCGAGTTCCTCGGCCGGTTCGGGGTCAGCCAGGATCAGGTCTCGTCGAGCCTGGCGGGCGTGGACCCCGGCACGATCATCGGGACGGTCCAGAACGTGGCGGGGCAGGTGTCCTCGGCGGGGGGCCAGCTCACCGTCCTGGTGATCGCGCTGACCTTCCTGGTGTTCGACGTCCCGGGCGTCACCCGCCGTCGAGCCGTGATCGTCCGTCAGCGGCCCCGGCTGGCCGACGCGCTCAGCTCCTTCACCGACGGCGTGAAGTCGTACTGGATCGTCTCGACGATCTTCGGTCTCCTCGTCGCGATCATCGACACGGTGGCTCTGATGATCATCGGCGTGCCGCTCGCGGTGGTGTGGGGCGTGCTGGCCTTCGTCACCAACTACATCCCCAACATCGGCTTCGTGCTGGGCCTCGTGCCGCCCGCGCTGTTCGCACTGCTGACCGGGGGACCGGTCGACGCCATCTGGGTGGTGGTGATCTACTGCGTGGTCAACCTGGTGATCCAGAGCTTCATCCAGCCCAAGTTCACCGGCGACGCCGTGGGACTCACCCCCACCGTGACGTTTCTCTCGCTGGTGTTCTGGACCTCGGTGGCCGGCGCGTTGGGCGCGATCCTGGCGGTGCCGTTGACGCTCGTGGTCAAGGCCTTCCTGGTGGACGCCGATCCGCGGATGAGGTGGCTCTCGACGTTCCTGACCACCCCCGACGCCGACGCCAGACGCGACAGACGGCGCGTCAGTCGCCGGGATCGCCCTCGGCGGGGTCCTCTCCGGCAGGAGCTCGGGTGA
- the ppk2 gene encoding polyphosphate kinase 2 — MSGDKQGKKGAKKARPKASSDAAGTKAGTKDLLPSGLEKLPKKAYEAELERLQAELVEMQAWLKETGNRLVVVFEGRDAAGKGSAIKRITQYLNPRYARVVALPAPTEVHKTQWYFQRYVEHLPAAGEIVIFDRSWYNRAGVERVMGFCTTDEYRRFLHQAPIFERLLVEDGIMLRKYWFSVSDEEQERRFRSRHDDPMRRWKLSPMDLESINRWEAYSRAKDEMFIHTDIPEAPWYTVESEDKKRSRINVISHLLSTVPWEKLEPPTFEIPERPEGANYERPPREEFKYVPDVASELL; from the coding sequence ATGAGTGGCGACAAGCAGGGCAAGAAGGGCGCCAAGAAGGCGCGCCCCAAGGCCTCCTCGGACGCGGCGGGCACGAAGGCGGGCACGAAGGACCTGCTGCCCAGCGGGCTCGAGAAGCTGCCCAAGAAGGCCTACGAGGCCGAACTGGAGCGGTTGCAGGCCGAGCTCGTGGAGATGCAGGCCTGGCTCAAGGAGACGGGGAACCGGCTCGTGGTGGTGTTCGAGGGTCGCGACGCCGCAGGAAAGGGGTCGGCGATCAAGCGGATCACCCAGTACCTCAACCCCCGGTACGCCCGCGTGGTCGCACTGCCCGCGCCGACCGAGGTGCACAAGACGCAGTGGTACTTCCAGCGCTACGTCGAGCATCTGCCGGCAGCCGGTGAGATCGTGATCTTCGACCGCTCCTGGTACAACCGGGCCGGCGTGGAGCGCGTGATGGGGTTCTGTACGACCGACGAGTACCGCCGCTTCCTGCACCAGGCGCCGATCTTCGAGCGCCTGCTCGTGGAGGACGGGATCATGCTGCGCAAGTACTGGTTCTCCGTGTCCGACGAGGAGCAGGAGCGCCGGTTCCGCTCCCGGCACGACGATCCCATGCGCCGGTGGAAGCTCTCGCCGATGGACCTGGAGTCGATCAACCGGTGGGAGGCCTACAGCCGCGCCAAGGATGAGATGTTCATCCACACCGACATCCCGGAGGCGCCCTGGTACACGGTGGAGTCCGAGGACAAGAAGAGGTCGCGGATCAACGTGATCTCCCACCTGCTCTCCACCGTCCCGTGGGAGAAGCTGGAGCCGCCGACCTTCGAGATCCCGGAGCGACCCGAGGGGGCCAACTACGAGCGGCCGCCACGCGAGGAGTTCAAGTACGTCCCGGATGTCGCGTCGGAATTGCTCTGA
- a CDS encoding GH1 family beta-glucosidase: MPTRDPILPPGFRLGTATAAAQIEGGADADGRGPSIWDTFAAEPGRIRGGDTPAVACDHYHRHAEDVRDLADLGVDDYRFSISWSRVLPTGRGRVNGPGLDFYSRLVDDLLAAGIRPVPTLYHWDLPQTLQDEGGWLRRDTSRELADYAAVVVDALGDRVTRWHTLNEMNVHTLYGHGLTDHAPALGMGLDCLPVAHNLLRAHGLAVEAIRASGTRHEVGVVQQHFPVLAATDSAEDLEAAEMFRILTNWLFSDPVLRGEYPQDWVAELVMSSAGLTPDQLEQDLVVIAGPLDHYGVNYYEPTLIEAPRPDTDYSRVLEVDFPQDMPFRPVRIEGVERTDFDWPVVPSGLTDILVALHERYPGLPPVTVTENGASFHEGPGADGAVHDDRRIEYLRAHLAAVADAVEAGVNVDGYYVWSAMDNFEWAAGYAERFGLVHVDHGTLTRTRKDSWYWYRDLIAAQRDRVAGGGPTRPSGEDPAV, encoded by the coding sequence TTGCCGACCCGAGACCCGATCCTGCCCCCCGGTTTCCGCCTGGGCACCGCCACCGCGGCCGCCCAGATCGAGGGCGGGGCCGACGCCGACGGGCGTGGCCCGAGCATCTGGGACACCTTCGCCGCCGAACCCGGCCGCATCCGCGGCGGCGACACCCCGGCCGTGGCGTGCGACCACTACCACCGCCACGCCGAGGACGTCCGCGACCTGGCCGACCTCGGGGTCGACGACTACCGGTTCTCGATCTCCTGGTCCCGGGTCCTGCCCACCGGACGCGGGCGGGTCAACGGACCCGGCCTGGACTTCTACTCGCGGCTCGTCGACGATCTCCTGGCGGCCGGCATCCGCCCCGTGCCCACCCTCTACCACTGGGACCTGCCGCAGACCCTGCAGGACGAGGGCGGGTGGTTGCGCCGGGACACCTCCCGGGAACTGGCCGACTACGCCGCGGTGGTGGTCGACGCCCTCGGCGACCGCGTCACCCGCTGGCACACGCTCAACGAGATGAACGTCCACACCCTGTACGGTCACGGGCTCACCGATCACGCGCCGGCCCTCGGAATGGGGCTGGACTGCCTGCCCGTGGCGCACAATCTGCTCCGCGCCCACGGCCTGGCGGTCGAGGCCATCCGGGCCTCCGGGACCCGGCACGAGGTGGGGGTGGTCCAACAGCACTTCCCGGTCCTCGCCGCGACCGACTCCGCCGAGGACCTCGAGGCCGCCGAGATGTTCCGCATCCTCACCAACTGGCTGTTCTCCGATCCCGTCCTGCGCGGTGAGTACCCGCAGGACTGGGTGGCCGAGCTCGTCATGAGCTCCGCGGGACTGACCCCCGACCAGCTCGAGCAGGACCTCGTCGTCATCGCCGGCCCCCTCGACCACTACGGGGTCAACTACTACGAACCCACGTTGATCGAGGCCCCGCGCCCCGACACCGACTACTCCAGGGTGCTCGAGGTGGACTTCCCGCAGGACATGCCGTTCCGCCCGGTACGTATCGAGGGCGTCGAGCGGACCGATTTCGACTGGCCCGTCGTGCCGTCGGGCCTCACGGACATCCTCGTGGCGCTCCACGAGCGCTACCCGGGGCTGCCGCCGGTGACGGTGACCGAGAACGGGGCCTCGTTCCACGAGGGCCCCGGAGCGGACGGAGCGGTCCACGACGACCGGCGGATCGAGTATCTCCGCGCACACCTCGCGGCCGTGGCGGACGCCGTCGAGGCGGGCGTGAACGTGGACGGGTACTACGTGTGGTCGGCGATGGACAACTTCGAGTGGGCCGCCGGCTACGCCGAGCGCTTCGGCCTGGTCCACGTGGACCACGGCACCCTCACGCGGACCCGCAAGGACTCCTGGTACTGGTACCGCGACCTGATCGCCGCGCAGCGGGACCGAGTAGCGGGTGGTGGTCCGACACGACCCTCGGGAGAGGATCCGGCGGTCTAG
- a CDS encoding MFS transporter, which yields MTRPADRVGPLWILALTLGVVAVFASWFGPLQILLPVQTDRIGGPDGREALLGLVVGTGAAVALVANPLWGLVSDRCRARLGTRMPVVYAGTAIGVAGQLLLLTSDSGPATVAGWVLVQLGFNGPFAVLAALMADRVPEQQRGVVGSLFGVGQIVGVISGVAVAESVGGGPAGYLVLAVLTPALLSAIVLAGRAAPVVSPRSAGADIDPRPRIALADFRPTRQYCWAWALRFLMNLTNAILLIYLFFFLDTVVGVADPGNAVLMITVVTLVLSAVCAAAAGTFSDRLRRRREFAAAGALITAGGLTGLAASTTMPAVLAAAGMLGVGWGLFIAVDMAIITGSLATSGTAGTLLGMANIATSLPQVVAPAIAVPLVTSAAGYPALYGAGAGIAVAAALCTLRLRGVR from the coding sequence GTGACCCGACCGGCCGACCGCGTCGGTCCCCTGTGGATCCTGGCGCTCACCCTCGGCGTCGTGGCGGTCTTCGCCTCGTGGTTCGGCCCGCTCCAGATCCTCCTGCCCGTGCAGACCGACAGGATCGGTGGCCCGGACGGCCGCGAGGCGCTGCTCGGGCTGGTGGTGGGCACGGGGGCCGCCGTCGCCCTGGTGGCCAACCCGCTGTGGGGCCTGGTCTCCGACCGGTGCCGCGCGCGGCTCGGCACCCGGATGCCGGTGGTGTACGCGGGCACGGCGATCGGGGTGGCGGGCCAACTGCTGCTCCTGACCTCCGATTCCGGGCCGGCCACGGTCGCGGGCTGGGTGCTGGTGCAGCTGGGATTCAACGGACCGTTCGCGGTGCTGGCCGCCCTGATGGCCGATCGCGTCCCCGAGCAACAGCGGGGCGTGGTGGGGTCGTTGTTCGGAGTCGGGCAGATCGTCGGGGTGATCAGCGGCGTGGCGGTGGCGGAGTCCGTCGGCGGTGGCCCGGCCGGGTACCTGGTGCTCGCGGTGCTCACGCCCGCGCTGCTCTCGGCGATCGTGCTGGCGGGGCGCGCGGCACCGGTCGTCTCACCCCGTTCCGCGGGAGCGGACATCGACCCGCGACCCCGGATCGCGCTCGCCGACTTCCGTCCGACCCGGCAGTACTGCTGGGCGTGGGCGCTCCGGTTCCTCATGAACCTCACCAACGCGATACTGCTGATCTACCTGTTCTTCTTCCTCGACACCGTGGTCGGGGTGGCCGACCCCGGGAACGCGGTCCTCATGATCACCGTCGTCACCCTCGTCCTCTCCGCGGTGTGCGCGGCGGCGGCGGGGACGTTCTCCGACCGGCTCCGCCGCCGCCGCGAGTTCGCCGCCGCCGGGGCACTGATCACCGCCGGCGGGTTGACCGGCCTCGCGGCGTCCACCACCATGCCCGCCGTGCTGGCCGCCGCGGGCATGCTCGGCGTGGGCTGGGGGTTGTTCATCGCGGTCGACATGGCGATCATCACCGGGTCGCTGGCCACCTCCGGCACCGCGGGCACCCTCCTGGGCATGGCCAACATCGCGACCTCACTGCCGCAGGTGGTCGCACCCGCGATCGCGGTACCCCTCGTGACCTCCGCCGCCGGGTACCCCGCCCTCTACGGGGCCGGCGCGGGCATCGCCGTCGCCGCCGCCCTGTGCACCCTGCGACTCCGCGGCGTCCGATAG
- a CDS encoding peptide chain release factor 3 — MTETAEHTGTTGRSAGPDASGHVASEVARRRTFAVIAHPDAGKSTLTEALALHARVITEAGAVHGKSGRRATVSDWMEMEKARGISVSSTALQFTYKPSGSAEDDEPYVINLVDTPGHADFSEDTYRVLTAVDAAVMLIDAAKGLEPQTLKLFRVCKHNGLPIITVINKWDRPGQAPLELLDEITEQIGLVPTPLFMPVGIAGDYRGLLRRGPDGAPEEYIHFTRTAGGSTIAPEEHYDPDTAAQREGEVWETAVEESELLSAMGQDHDQELYLAGETSPVIFASAMLNFGVHQILDALVELAPPPHAWETVTGAPRETSDPFSAVVFKVQAGMDAAHRDRLAFMRVVSGEFERGMVVTHAQSSKPFTTKYALTVFGRDRTTVETAYPGDVVGLVNATALAPGDTLYTGKKVQFPPIPQFAPEHFAVVRAQSLGKYKQFRKAIDQLAAEGVVQILRNDTRGDANPVMAAVGPMQFEVVTARMKAEFNVEVVVDRLPYSIARRTDSASADELGRQRGVEVFQRTDGELLALFGDKWRLQYISKEMEHLTIEPLVADTN, encoded by the coding sequence GTGACCGAGACCGCCGAGCACACCGGGACCACCGGACGGTCGGCCGGTCCGGATGCGTCCGGCCACGTCGCGTCGGAGGTCGCCCGCCGCCGGACCTTCGCGGTGATCGCCCACCCGGACGCCGGCAAGTCCACCCTCACCGAGGCGCTGGCGCTGCACGCGCGCGTCATCACCGAGGCCGGTGCCGTCCACGGCAAATCCGGCCGTCGAGCCACCGTGTCGGACTGGATGGAGATGGAGAAGGCCCGCGGCATCTCCGTCAGCTCCACCGCGCTGCAGTTCACCTACAAGCCCTCCGGGTCTGCCGAGGACGACGAGCCCTACGTCATCAACCTCGTCGACACCCCCGGCCACGCCGACTTCTCCGAGGACACCTACCGGGTGCTCACCGCCGTCGACGCGGCGGTGATGCTCATCGACGCCGCCAAGGGCCTCGAGCCACAGACGCTCAAACTGTTCCGCGTGTGCAAGCACAACGGCCTGCCCATCATCACGGTGATCAACAAGTGGGACCGTCCGGGGCAGGCGCCACTGGAGCTGCTGGACGAGATCACCGAGCAGATCGGCCTGGTGCCGACCCCGCTGTTCATGCCGGTCGGCATCGCCGGCGACTACCGGGGGTTGCTCCGCCGCGGCCCCGACGGTGCGCCCGAGGAGTACATCCACTTCACCCGCACCGCCGGTGGATCGACCATCGCCCCGGAGGAGCACTACGACCCGGACACCGCCGCCCAGCGGGAGGGCGAGGTGTGGGAGACGGCCGTCGAGGAGTCCGAACTGCTCTCCGCCATGGGGCAGGACCACGACCAGGAGCTCTACCTGGCCGGCGAGACGAGCCCGGTGATCTTCGCCTCCGCGATGCTCAACTTCGGTGTACACCAGATCCTGGACGCGCTGGTCGAACTGGCCCCACCGCCGCACGCGTGGGAGACCGTGACGGGAGCACCCCGGGAGACCTCGGATCCGTTCTCCGCGGTCGTGTTCAAGGTTCAGGCCGGCATGGACGCCGCGCACCGCGACCGGCTCGCGTTCATGCGCGTGGTCTCCGGGGAGTTCGAGCGCGGGATGGTGGTCACCCACGCCCAGTCCTCCAAACCGTTCACCACCAAGTACGCCCTGACCGTGTTCGGCCGCGACCGCACGACCGTCGAGACCGCCTACCCGGGCGACGTCGTGGGCCTTGTCAACGCCACCGCCCTCGCACCCGGCGACACCCTCTACACCGGTAAGAAGGTGCAGTTCCCGCCGATTCCCCAGTTCGCACCCGAGCACTTCGCCGTGGTGCGCGCGCAGTCGCTGGGCAAGTACAAGCAGTTCCGTAAGGCCATCGACCAGCTGGCCGCCGAGGGCGTGGTGCAGATCCTGCGCAACGACACGCGTGGGGATGCCAACCCCGTCATGGCGGCGGTCGGGCCGATGCAGTTCGAGGTCGTCACCGCCCGCATGAAGGCCGAGTTCAACGTCGAGGTGGTCGTCGACCGCCTGCCGTACTCCATCGCCCGCCGCACCGACTCCGCCTCCGCCGACGAACTCGGCCGGCAGCGCGGGGTGGAGGTGTTCCAGCGCACCGACGGTGAACTCCTGGCTCTGTTCGGCGACAAGTGGCGCCTGCAGTACATCAGCAAGGAGATGGAGCACCTCACCATAGAACCGCTGGTCGCGGACACCAACTGA
- a CDS encoding serine hydrolase, with protein MTTVSTAGRRRSLGLIGVGTALALLGSACGTPLATPDPDASPAAYSALEVGEDRIDYAVGKVTDIVEEELEASGIPGAAVAVVHGGEVVLAEGFGVRDTSTGAEVDAGTVFPLASISKSVSATVVAAESGNGEVDWSTPVSEYLPWFELSDAQLSPLVTVGDVFAHRSGLPEHAGDDLEDLGYDRPAVLHGLRHLPLTPFRASYAYTNFGLTAGAEAVAVAAGTPWDELSRERIFEPLGMSETSYSHVELLERDNRAVGHVRNDTGAGTGDWVPADPQRDPDAQAPAGGLSSSVTDMAAWMAMVLHDGKGPDGTQVVPAEALREALTPQIVSAPPQAAADRPGSYGYGFNIGTSSSGRVQWSHSGAFALGAGTAMLMLPSLDLGIITVTNASPTGVAETINARFADYAQYGDPTLDWRELFGQAFAPVLDPVGDLVDARRPAAPAPAPDPAELVGTYDNDYFGTLEVRESEDGLEMIVGRVAVAWPLEPWDGETFAVEPRSENWPPGSRGSVTFDDDEVTVELLDGNRLGTFTRAPAGEDPAEGDPGD; from the coding sequence ATGACCACAGTCTCGACCGCCGGTCGCCGTCGTTCCCTGGGCCTGATCGGCGTGGGCACGGCCCTCGCGCTGCTCGGGTCGGCGTGTGGGACGCCGTTGGCGACACCCGATCCGGACGCGAGTCCGGCCGCGTACTCGGCGCTCGAGGTCGGCGAGGACCGGATCGACTACGCGGTCGGCAAGGTCACCGACATCGTCGAGGAGGAACTGGAGGCCTCAGGGATCCCGGGCGCGGCCGTCGCGGTGGTGCACGGCGGCGAGGTGGTCCTCGCGGAGGGCTTCGGCGTCCGTGACACCAGCACCGGCGCCGAGGTGGACGCGGGGACAGTCTTCCCACTGGCCTCGATCTCCAAGTCGGTCAGCGCGACAGTGGTGGCCGCGGAGAGCGGGAACGGCGAGGTCGACTGGTCCACCCCGGTGAGCGAGTACCTACCGTGGTTCGAACTCTCCGATGCCCAGCTGTCCCCGCTCGTCACCGTGGGCGACGTCTTCGCGCACCGCTCGGGCCTGCCCGAGCACGCGGGGGACGATCTCGAGGACCTGGGGTATGACCGGCCCGCGGTCCTGCACGGTCTGCGGCACCTTCCGCTCACGCCGTTCCGGGCCTCGTACGCGTACACGAACTTCGGGCTGACGGCCGGTGCGGAAGCCGTGGCGGTCGCCGCGGGGACGCCCTGGGACGAGTTGAGCCGCGAGCGAATCTTCGAGCCCCTCGGGATGAGCGAGACCTCCTACTCGCACGTCGAGCTGCTCGAGCGGGACAACCGGGCCGTCGGCCACGTCAGGAACGACACGGGCGCGGGTACCGGCGACTGGGTGCCCGCCGATCCCCAACGCGATCCCGACGCGCAGGCCCCGGCGGGGGGACTGAGTTCGTCGGTGACCGACATGGCCGCGTGGATGGCCATGGTGCTGCACGACGGCAAAGGACCCGACGGCACCCAGGTGGTCCCCGCCGAGGCGCTGCGCGAGGCCCTCACCCCACAGATCGTGTCCGCGCCCCCACAGGCCGCAGCCGACCGCCCCGGCTCCTACGGGTACGGCTTCAACATCGGCACCAGCTCGTCAGGGCGGGTCCAGTGGAGCCATTCCGGGGCCTTCGCGCTCGGCGCGGGCACCGCGATGCTCATGCTGCCCTCGCTGGACCTCGGGATCATCACCGTGACCAACGCCTCGCCCACCGGGGTGGCGGAGACGATCAACGCCCGGTTTGCCGACTACGCCCAGTACGGCGACCCCACGCTGGACTGGCGCGAACTGTTCGGACAGGCGTTCGCCCCAGTGCTCGATCCCGTGGGAGACCTGGTGGACGCGCGGCGACCCGCCGCCCCGGCGCCGGCACCGGACCCGGCCGAGCTCGTCGGCACTTACGACAACGACTACTTCGGGACTCTGGAGGTCCGCGAATCGGAGGACGGGCTGGAGATGATCGTGGGCCGGGTGGCCGTCGCGTGGCCGCTCGAGCCCTGGGACGGCGAGACGTTCGCCGTCGAACCACGGAGCGAGAACTGGCCGCCGGGGTCGCGGGGCTCGGTGACGTTCGACGACGACGAGGTCACGGTCGAGCTCCTGGACGGCAACAGACTCGGGACCTTCACCCGAGCTCCTGCCGGAGAGGACCCCGCCGAGGGCGATCCCGGCGACTGA
- a CDS encoding enoyl-CoA hydratase/isomerase family protein has product MSEFVTTRREGRMQHIVLDRPKALNSLDLPMCRALHSALDAASQDSGVEAVVTTSTSEKAFCAGGDIRALRDAAAAGEHQTNREFFSEEYAMDLAYHTHRVPTVAVIHGVAMGGGLGISINGSHRVVTTTVMMAMPETAIGFIPDVGASHFLPRLCGGGTRGLAVGIYLGTTGVRMNSADALYTGLATHLIDDADRDTFVTAIGSDGLDAALERHGLERAAAGESAVEQHIDRIEDVFGRGTAQEMVDALESGPQDEWATATLGMLRSHCPTSVIATIELLRAGAAAGDLRECLDNELALGGWITARPDFVEGVRAVVIDKDRDPTWDPADLDDVDVHAIRSALNGG; this is encoded by the coding sequence ATGAGCGAATTCGTCACCACCCGGCGAGAAGGCCGGATGCAGCACATCGTCCTGGACCGCCCCAAGGCCCTGAACTCCCTCGACCTACCCATGTGCCGGGCCCTGCACTCCGCACTGGACGCCGCCTCGCAGGACTCGGGCGTGGAGGCCGTCGTCACCACGAGTACCTCGGAGAAGGCGTTCTGCGCGGGCGGCGACATCCGCGCCCTGCGCGACGCCGCGGCCGCCGGGGAGCACCAGACCAACCGGGAGTTCTTCTCCGAGGAGTACGCGATGGACCTCGCGTACCACACCCACCGGGTGCCCACGGTCGCGGTGATCCACGGCGTCGCGATGGGCGGCGGCCTCGGGATCTCCATCAACGGTTCGCACCGGGTGGTCACCACCACGGTCATGATGGCGATGCCCGAGACGGCGATCGGGTTCATCCCCGACGTCGGCGCCAGCCACTTCCTGCCCCGACTGTGCGGCGGCGGGACCCGCGGCCTGGCGGTGGGGATCTACCTCGGCACCACCGGGGTCCGGATGAACTCCGCGGACGCCCTCTACACGGGTCTGGCCACCCATCTGATCGACGACGCCGACCGGGACACCTTCGTCACCGCCATCGGATCCGACGGCCTCGACGCCGCCCTCGAGCGACACGGCCTCGAGCGCGCGGCGGCGGGGGAGTCCGCGGTCGAGCAGCACATCGACCGGATCGAGGACGTCTTCGGCCGCGGCACCGCGCAGGAGATGGTCGACGCCCTGGAGTCCGGCCCCCAGGACGAGTGGGCCACCGCGACCCTCGGGATGCTGCGGTCCCACTGCCCGACCTCCGTCATCGCCACCATCGAGCTGCTCCGCGCCGGGGCCGCCGCGGGCGATCTCCGCGAATGCCTCGACAACGAGCTGGCGCTGGGCGGATGGATCACCGCCCGTCCGGACTTCGTCGAGGGAGTGCGGGCCGTGGTGATCGACAAGGACCGCGATCCCACGTGGGATCCGGCCGACCTCGACGACGTCGACGTCCACGCCATCCGTTCGGCGCTGAACGGGGGCTGA